CAAGTCCTTGCGCCGTTTAATAATTTGTGGGTATACCTTTAAAAAAGCTTCTCCTACGGTTTTGACGAACTGGAAATCCTTTTGAACATCATTTTGTAGATAATCAAAGAAAATCCCTCCCACGCCTCTTGGCTCTTTTCGATGGGGCAGATAAAAATATTCGTCACACCATTTTTTAAACTTTGGGTAGTATTCGGGGTTGTTTTGATCACATGCGCTTTTTAGCTCACGGTGAAAAGATTGGGTGTCTTCTTCAAAAGGAAAGAATGGCGTTAAATCTGCCCCACCCCCGAACCACCATTGGTCTGTCTCAAGATAACGAAGGTTCATATGGGAGGTGGGGCCCATGGGGTTATAGGGGTGAGCGACAAATGAAATTCCCGTTGCAAAAAATTCTGTCGTATTTCCAGGAAGTTGGGAAGAAAAAGCAGGATCAAGTTTTCCAAAAACCGTGGAACAATTTACCCCCACCTTTTCAAAGGTCTTTCCTTCCATCAGGGACATAACCCCCCCTCCTCCTTCCTCCCGTTTCCAGTGGGTTTGGTGAAACTTACCTTCATCTAATTCTTCCAGAGAGGTTAGGATTCGGTCTCTCAAATTATGGAAAAACGATTCGACTTCTTTACGCTGGTCCATTTCATTGCCTTGGCCGATTAAATTTGAACGGAATCGGTTTTGTCTTTTAATTTCCGCGGTTTTTTTTAGGTCCCGCTGGGAAGCCGGTAGATTGTGTCATGTTCCCGCGCATGATCAACCACCTTAAGGCCGAAGGTCTGTCCGGTCTGTGCCCACTGGACTGATTGAAAATCAATCTCCATAGATCCGACGGTCTGCTCAAAATCGGTGGTTTGACCTTTTATTTGGATCCGATCTCCCACTTGAAGACCCCCTTTGTCCAGCAGGATGACGGCGACCCCCAAATGGTTGTAATAATGGGTAACCTTACCCACGGGTTCGGGAGGAATGGTTTCGGGTTGGGGGATGGTAACGGCAACCGGAGTCATCGGTTTGGGGTTTGCTGGCTGCCTTTCCCTGGGTTTAGAAACTGATTTTATTCTAATTTTTTTTTCCGGTCGTTGGCTCGTTTTTTTTGCCAATTTTTTGGTGACTTTTTTTACTTTTTTTCGCGTAGTTTTTGATTTTTCCCCCACCTTTTTGACTGTTTTTCGAACTGCTTTATTGGCCTTTTTTGGTTTTCGGCTAATTTTTTTCTTGGTGGCGGGTTTTTTTGTTTTTTTACCTTTTGTGCTCTTAACCTTTTTCTTTGTTTTTGCCCCTTTCTTCACACCTAGCCTCCTTTCATACGGGATGACTTCCCTCAGTCAATTAAAGTTTGAGAGCCTGTTCCGTTTTTAAAAAAGCCCTGTAATCACAAAAGAACCGGAAAGGAATTATCCCCGTTCCCCGATCGAAATATAGGATCGGTCATGATCTCCTTCGTAAATTTCCGTGGGTCGAAAGATATGGTTGTCCTTGATCTGTTCCAGCCAATGGGCCAACCAGCCTACGACCCGTGCCATTGCAAACATCGGGGTGAAAAAATCAGTTTCAATCCCCATTTTGAGATATATGATTCCCGAATAGAAATCCACATTCGGGTAAACGCCTTTGTGACTTAATAGCTCCTCTCCCACCCTTTCCACTTCCAGCGCGATTTCATAAAGAGGAGATGAGCCGTACCGGTCAAAGACCTGCCGGGCCAACTGCTGAAGAATGATTGCCCTTGGGTCTTTTACCTTGTATTCTCGATGGCCTAGACCCATTATTTTTTGTTTGGCCATGATTCTTTTCTCGATAAAGGGCCGGACCTTTTCCACGCTTCCAATTTCGTAAAACATCTGAACAACTTCTTCCGTAGCACCTCCATGCAAAGGGCCCCTAAGGGTTCCGATGGCAGAAGAGACCACGGTGTAAGGGTCCGCTAAGGTGGATGCGGTGACCATCCCGCTAAAGGTAGAGGCATTCATGGTATGTTCTGCATGCAGGATGAGGCACGTGTCTAAGACTCTTGCAAAAAGCGGATCCGGATCTTTTCGTGTCAGCATGTAGAAAAAATTAGACGTATGATCCAGATCATCCCGGGGAATGACTTGTTCATCCCCTCTGCGGAGTCTGGCGTAAGAGGCAATGATCGTTGGCAGTTTAGCAATTAAGCGAACGGCAGAGAGGTAACGGGATTGGCCATTCTCAATTTTTTTGTCGGGGTAGAACATACCCAGGGCGGCCACGGCTGCCTGCAAAGCATCCATCGGATGGCCATGCTCGGGAAGGCATTTGACCAGATCGATAATTCGATATTTTATTCTGCGGTGTTGAATCAGGTCTGTAACGAACTGCTCATATTGTGTTTTGGTGGGCAGGTTGCCAAAAAGGAGAAGATATGCGGTTTCAAGAAAGGAACTTTTTTCGGCAAGGTCCTGTACCCGGAAACCGCGATATTCCAGAACCCCCCTTTGGCCGTCTAAGTAACTGATTTTTGATCGGGCCGCAGGCACACCTGCCAATCCAGGATTGTACTCAACCATAATTTCCCCCCCACACGATGTTTCTAAAACTGGTTGTTTTTCCTGTGATTGTACCATGAATGCGCCAGATTGTCCTGAGGGCCTCTGGGTGCCAACGGGTTGCCTGATTTCACCTGTGGGGATGGTTTATGAATTCCCGTTTACGGGTTTGGACATTACTCCTTTTTGAAATTGTTGTCAACCAAATGGGGGGGGGCGAGGGATACCGGGAGGTTAAGATGGAAATAAAAAAAATCTAATTGAATGATTTCGATTGGATTTTTTCCCTTTGACATTATTACCAAGGGATGGCTAAGATACCACTCCTTCCACTAACTTTTGAGGAGTGAGGATTCATTGTCCCAAAAACCTACCCTTTATTTAATTGATGGACATTCCTATATCTACCGAGCCTTTCATGCCATTCGCAACTTATCCACTTCCAAGGGATTTCCCACCAATGCGATTTATGGTTTTACCCAAATGCTCCTTAAAATCGTCAGGGACAACCACCCGGAATATTTGGCGGTTGTATTTGATGCAAAAGGTCCGACATTGCGGCACAAGGAGTTTGAGGATTACAAGGCAAACCGTCCCGAGATGCCTGATCGTTTGGTCCCTCAAATCCCCTTCATTCAACGGTTGGTAGAAGGCTTTCGAATTCCTGTTTTGATGCAGGAGGGGTATGAGGCCGATGATTTGATCGGAACTCTTTCGCAACGGGCGGAGGGGCTTGGGTTTCAAGTAACCATCGTAACCGGTGATAAGGATATGCTTCAGCTGTTAACCCCAAACATAAAAATTTATGACACCTTAAAGGATAAAAGGTTTGGGGAGGAAAATGTGAAGGAACGTTTTGGTGTGGGTCCCGAAGGTGTGGTGGAAATTATGGGGCTTATGGGAGATTCCGTGGATAACATTCCCGGGGTTCCGGGTGTGGGGGAGAAAACGGCTGTTCAACTCATCACACAATTTGGAACCATCGAAAATGTTTTGTCTCATCTCGACCAGGTCAAAAAACCAAAATTAAAAGAGGCCCTAGAAAAAAATAGTGAACTGGCTCGGTTAAGTCGGCGTCTTGCGATTATTCAAACTGACTGTCCGGTTGATTTTCACCCGGAAATTTTTAAGGTTTCCGAGCCCGATCATGATTCTCTTTCGGCTCTTTTCCAAGAGTTGGAATTTACAACCCTCCTTAAGGCTTTTTCACCGAAAAATAAGACCACACCAATCCCGCTTGAATTTAAAAATTTAAAGGATGCCGAACAGCTAAAAAGTTTTTTGGAAACCCTTCAAAAGACCAAAAGCTTTATTTTAACCCTCGAAACGGATGAAAAGCTTCTGCCCATGGAGGCCGGGCTGGATGGTTTGGGCCTCCTTCCTCCTAGTGGGGAGGGGGGGTATCTTTCTTTCAACCAAAGTCCCAAGGAACGGGAGAAATTCATTCATCTACTTCAACCGGTTTTTAAAGACCCGTCCATTACTAAGATGGGCCATCACCTCAAACGGGGCGTGATTATTTTGAAGCGGTTTGGAATCGACCTTTGCCCCTTAGGGTTTGATACGATGATTGCGGCTTATCTTCTTAACCCCGGACGATCGGAATATTCCCTGGAAACTCTCTCCTTGGAACTTTTGGGAGAGGAGTTGGAAAAAGGGAGGTCTGAGAAAAGTCTTCCGGGTGAAGACATTTTTTGTGAAATGGTTCAGACACAGAGGCTGGTAAGGGATTTGGAGGGGCAGCTGAAGGGAAAAGGGGAAGAAGCCCTTTTCCATGAAATGGAGATGCCCCTAATCCCTGTACTTGCCCGAATGGAAATGAATGGTTTTAAGTTGGATGTTTCTTTTTTGGAGGAAATGTCAAAGGAGTTGGAAAGGCAACTGCAGGGTTTAATGGGCCGGATATACCAACTCGCTGGCCAAGAATTTAATATTAATTCACCAAAACAGCTTCAGGAAGTCCTGTTTCAAAAACTGAATTTGATGCCTATTAAAAAAACCAAAACAGGGTTTTCTACCGATGAAGGGGTTTTGACCCAATTGTCTATTCAGCATGAACTTCCCGCGGAGATTTTAAATTACCGTCAATTGACCAAATTAAAGTCCACCTACGTGGATGCTCTTCCCCGTTTGGTCAATTCAAAGACCCAAAGACTGCACACTTCTTTAAATCAAACGGTTGCGGCAACCGGACGCCTTTCCAGCAGCGATCCCAATCTTCAAAATATTCCGATTCGGACGGAAATCGGAAGGAGAATCCGGGAGGCTTTTATTGTAGAAGAAGGGAACTGGCTTCTCTCTGCGGACTACAATCAGATTGAATTGAGAATTTTGGCTCACCTTTCGGAAGATGAGCAGTTTATGGAGGCATTTCAAAGCGGAGAAGATATCCATCTGCGAACCGCTATGGAGATCTTTGGGCTTTCCGCCAAGGAAATTACCTCAGAAATGAGGCGGGCGGCCAAAACGGTGAATTTCGGCATAATTTACGGGTTAAGCCCTTATGGATTAGCAGTGCAACTGGGGGTTTCTCAGCCCGAAGCCAAAAAATACATCGACAATTATTTTAGCCATTACAGCGGGGTTAAGGCTTTTATCGATCGAACCATTGAAGAAGCGCGAAAAAACGGGTTTGTTACCACCTTGTTTCAGCGAAAGCGGTCAGTCTCAGATATTCATTCGGAAAACAATGCGACCCGGGGATTTGGGGAGAGGATTGCCACCAATACTCCCATTCAAGGCTCCGCTGCGGATCTGATCAAGTTGGCAATGATTCGAATTGACCAGTGGCTCATGGAAAAATCCCTTTCAACCCGAATGATCCTTCAAATTCATGATGAGCTTCTTTTCGAAGTGCCTGAATCTGAGCTAGACCAAGTCCAGAAAATGGTTCAGGCGGAAATGGAAGGGGTTTTCCCTATGAAGGTCCCATTAAAGGTGGATTTAGGAACTGGAAAAAATTGGGCGGAAGCCCATTGAAATGAGCTGTTTCTTTTGATTGGTAAAATAGCCATCCAAGAGTTTTTTGATTTTTGGTTCACTTTTTACCCCCATCTGGATGGGTTGAAAAAATATGACAATTACCGTTTCAGTGGCTTCGGGAAAGGGAGGTGTGGGAAAAAGTGTTGTTGCCAGCAAACTGGGTTTACTTTTTGCCCAGAGGGGAAAGACCGTAAATTTGGTGGATTTAGATGTAGGGGGAGCGAATCTTCATATCCTCTTTGGCATGATACATCCTAAAAGGACTCTTTCTGATTTTATTTATCACCGCGTTTCATCTATGGAAGAGGTTTCTGAAACCTTTAACGGGTGCTCAAACCTTCGAATTATTGCCGGAACCGGGGAAACCCTTTCCACGGCGAATATGCCCTATTCCCGGAAGAAGCGGATCATCAAGCATCTCAAACACCTTCCAGCAGACATTGTTCTGGTGGATGTGGGGCCTGGAACCAACTTCCATTCACTTGATTTTTTCCTGATGGGTGATCATCACATTACGGTGGCAACCCCGGACCCTACATCGGTTTTGGATCTTTACCGTTTTATAAAGTTGGCGGCCATTCGCCGGGTTCTGTCTCTTTTTATCGCACGGGGAACGGTTTCGGAAGCTTTGGTGGGCCGGGATTTTTCCAGCGTGGCAGAAGTTTTTGAAACGGTGGGTCAGGTGGATGAAATTTCACAGGAAATGGCAAAGAAGGCTTTAGCCGAATTTAAACCCTGTTTAATATTAAACCGGGTCTCTGGGTCTCAACAGTTTAATACCGGAAAACGGAGAATGCTGCTGAAAGAATATGTGGGCGGGGATTTGGAAAACCTGGGTGAATTACCGGAAGATAGCAATGTTGGACGCTCGGTTCGCTCTTTTCTTCCTGTGGTTGATTTTGCACCGGCCTCCGCTGCGAGTGAAGCCTTCAACCGGATTGCGGATCTGTTTCTCAAAAGGGTTTAATATAAAAATGAAAAAAAATGAAAGCCTACAAAAACAGGAAAGACCCTCACAGCTTCCCCTTTATGGTTTCGTGATCGCCATTTCTTTCCTATTCATAATTGTCCTTGCAGGGTTGGGGAGCCGATGGGAGTGGTGGGGATTTAGAACCGGTTTTTCCATCCTGGAATATGGTGCCTACGGGGGGTTGGGGGCCGCTTTGGTATCGTTGATCGGTTTAGCCATGAATTCCAAACATTTCCACCGGCAACTATTTTTTATGGGTATTTCCGGCCTATTATTAGGATTGTTAACCGTTGGAGTTCCATGGAGCTGGTGGAAATTTGCAAAGGGTGTTCCCCCCATTCATGACATTACTACCGATACCAGAAATCCCCCCGTGTTTGAATCGATCCTTCCTTTGAGGGGGGATGCGTCCAATCCCGTGGCATATGGAGGGCCTGAAATAGCCAAACTGCAAAAAAGTGCCTATCCCGATATTGTGCCTGCCATATTGCTTGTTTCCAAAGAAGAGGCGTTCCAGCGCGCCCTGGTTTTAGCCCAAGCAATGGGCTGGAAAATTGTCGATGCGGATTTAAACCGAGGCAGAATAGAGGCAACCGATACCACGTTTTGGTTTGGTTTCAAGGATGATATTGTCATTCGAATCTCTCCTCACGAAGAGGGGACCCTTGTCAATTTACGTTCGGTGTCTCGGGTGGGCAGGAGTGACGTTGGAACCAATGCCATGCGTATCCGGAAGTTTTTGAACCAATTGTAAAATTGATTAAGTTTCTCATTGTTGTTCTAAAGAGCAATTATTGGTTTTATTATGTACTTTTATGGTTATATATTTGGCCGCCAGTACCTTCGCCATTTATCGCGGGTATTAAATGGAAAGGTTCCCAGCCTTGATACCGCAAAGCTGACCAAGGAAATTAAGGAACAGGCGAAGGAGGTAATGGAAAAGGAAAGGTTTTCCATTCCTGACCGCCAGGCTTATTTGATTCTGACCCTGTGTGCCTACGTGTTGGCATCCTTTCAACGGGTTAGGAAACGGTCTTCCTCTTCTGAGGAGACATTTGAGTGCGTGCGAATCGCTTTTTGCAAAACCTTTCAAACCCCTTATCAGTTTCTAACACGAATTTATTTGATGGTGCACAAAGATCCATTTCACGCCCTTTCTAAATATTCCATGCCGGAAATCAACTATAAACTGTTTGGTTCTAGCATGTGTTTTGAAGAACGGAAAAATGACAATCAAATTGATTTGATCGTGACCCGTTGTGCGTTTCATTCTTTCTTTGAAAGGTATGGGGAGCCTCAATTAACCCGCCTTTTTTGTGAATGGGATCGAAATTGGATGGATGTGGCCAATGCCTCTTCCCGTCCCATTCGTGTGGATCGGCCTTCGGCTTTGTCCATGGGGGATGACCAGTGTATTTTTCAATTTGTTTATGATGAATCCACACAAAAAAATGAAAATGATGTTGTTTTTAACCTCTCAAAAAATCCCGAGGGTAAAGAAGGGGATACCTCTTCTATCAGTTCAAACCTTTAAAAGAATACTTCTTGTTGCCTTTCCCTTTAAGACCTCTTTCCGAATAAAAATTTTTAACTAAATCCCCGATAAAGAAAAAGATTGGGCCGGGGGTTCTGAAATTCTGTTATGATGAACGAATGATATCAGGAAATTTAGAAGGCAGATCACACCTTTATACTCCCACATTTCTTCTTTTGTTTATGGCCCACTTTTTTTTCGGGCTTTCCTTCTGGCCCTATGTGTTGCTGCCTGTTTTCCTGCAGGATTTAGGGGCTGACCTTTTGATCATTGGGGTCATCATGGGTGCTTCTTCCTTGTCTGGCATTGCGGTTCGTCCTTGGGTGGGAACTGGTCTCGATCGAATCGGCAGAAGGAAGCTTCTAATTGCGGGTGGTATTATTTTTTTATTAACCCATTTCCTTTACCTTCGGGTGGGGACAATTGATTGGATGGTTTATGCTATCCGCCTTCTTCACGGATTGGGAATGGGGATTTTGATGGCAACCTTTTTTACCCTTGCGGCTGATTATTCACCGGAAACCCGAAGAACGGAGGGGATTTCCTTTTTTGGAATTGCGGGGCATCTTTCGGGTGCCATGGGAGTCCCCCTGGGGGAGGAATTGATACGGTTGGGCGGATACCCGACCCTTTTTTTGACCTGTGCCGGACTTTCTTTAATCTCAATTGGTTTGACATTTTGGATTCCGGAACCCCCAAATCGTTTATTTGGAGGGGAACCCAAAGGTTTCTTTAGGGTTTCTCTATCGCCAAATCTCCGCCTTCCTTTTATGGCAACCCTTGCTTTTGGGATTGGCCTGACTTCCTATATGGTTTTCCTAAAACCCTACGCCAATGCAATGGGCATTCAATCAGTGACCCCCTTCTTTATTGCTTACACTCTTACTGCCGTTGGGGTTCGGGTCATCGGTGGAAGCTGGCCTGACCGGTTCGGTTTAAAACCGGTCATGTATCCGGCAATGGCCTCCATGTCTTTGGGAATTTTTCTTTTTGTTCTTCAACCCACCCCGGGAGGCCTCATTGCCAGCGGGATTTTTTGCGGTATCGGGCATGGGTATATCTTTCCTATTTTATCGGTTATGGTGGTTGGGATTGAGCCATCCTCCAACCGTGGAACCCTGATGACGTTATATACCCTTTTGTTTGATCTTGGCCTTTTGATCGGAGCGCCTCTTTTGGGGTTCATTGCAAAGGGGGGAAACTACGGGACAATGTATATTGTGGCCGGGTTGGTTCAATTGGCCGCATTGGCGGTTTTTGTTTTCTCAGACCAAGCAAGGGAAAGAGAGTAAGTAAAGGCGGAAGATTTATAATTTATTTTTACATCCGCCTTCGAGAGGCGGGTAAAAATTTTTATTCCCACAGCTCTTTTAGACGCTGTTTACGTCCGCAGGTGTGTTTATAAAATTTATACCGGAGAGGGTTTTTTTGGTAGAAATTCTGATGGTATTCCTCGGCGGGGTAGAATTCCGAAACCGGAACGATTTCGGTGAAAATGGGGTCTTTAAAAGGGCTTGTTTTCTTAAGGTTTTCTTTAGATTCCTCCGCTAAGTTTTTCTGCTCTTGGTTGTGGTAAAAAATAGCAGGACGGTATTGGGTCCCCACATCGCAAAATTGCCGGTCGGGGGTGGTGGGATCGATGTTTCTCCAAAAATTTTCTAATAATCTCTCGTAGCTCATAATTTTTGGATCATAGCGAACCTGGACAACTTCCGCATGACCCGTTCCACCGGCTGAAACTTCTTTGTAAGTGGGATTTTTTAAATGGCCTCCTGTATATCCCGATGTGGTGGATATCACCCCCTCTAATTCATCGAAGGCTTCTTCCATACACCAAAAACATCCTCCCGCAAATGTGGCGACCTCCAAGGGAGAAGCTTCTACTTTTGAATGTTCAGCCGAGGGTATTTGATCAGAATGGACCATTTGGGTAAAAGAAAGCACCGTCAAAACCGCTCCAAACCAAATCCTTAAATCTTTAAACCTTTTCATTTTTAATTCCCCCCCCTTCCGTGAACTTTCATTATAAAATAATACCCCTTTGTTGTCACGGGGTCCTCACATAAGGATCACATTTTGGTCACAAGCAATAACCCTTCTTTTTTTTGTTTTTATCCTTGGTTTCCCCTTTACCCACCCCCCTTGACCCTAAGAGGAATTGATGTATCCTAAACGATAGTGTCATTTTCTATTTGTATTTTTAACCTTTTATGATG
The window above is part of the Nitrospiria bacterium genome. Proteins encoded here:
- a CDS encoding P-loop NTPase, which codes for MTITVSVASGKGGVGKSVVASKLGLLFAQRGKTVNLVDLDVGGANLHILFGMIHPKRTLSDFIYHRVSSMEEVSETFNGCSNLRIIAGTGETLSTANMPYSRKKRIIKHLKHLPADIVLVDVGPGTNFHSLDFFLMGDHHITVATPDPTSVLDLYRFIKLAAIRRVLSLFIARGTVSEALVGRDFSSVAEVFETVGQVDEISQEMAKKALAEFKPCLILNRVSGSQQFNTGKRRMLLKEYVGGDLENLGELPEDSNVGRSVRSFLPVVDFAPASAASEAFNRIADLFLKRV
- a CDS encoding citrate synthase; this translates as MVEYNPGLAGVPAARSKISYLDGQRGVLEYRGFRVQDLAEKSSFLETAYLLLFGNLPTKTQYEQFVTDLIQHRRIKYRIIDLVKCLPEHGHPMDALQAAVAALGMFYPDKKIENGQSRYLSAVRLIAKLPTIIASYARLRRGDEQVIPRDDLDHTSNFFYMLTRKDPDPLFARVLDTCLILHAEHTMNASTFSGMVTASTLADPYTVVSSAIGTLRGPLHGGATEEVVQMFYEIGSVEKVRPFIEKRIMAKQKIMGLGHREYKVKDPRAIILQQLARQVFDRYGSSPLYEIALEVERVGEELLSHKGVYPNVDFYSGIIYLKMGIETDFFTPMFAMARVVGWLAHWLEQIKDNHIFRPTEIYEGDHDRSYISIGERG
- the polA gene encoding DNA polymerase I, whose amino-acid sequence is MSQKPTLYLIDGHSYIYRAFHAIRNLSTSKGFPTNAIYGFTQMLLKIVRDNHPEYLAVVFDAKGPTLRHKEFEDYKANRPEMPDRLVPQIPFIQRLVEGFRIPVLMQEGYEADDLIGTLSQRAEGLGFQVTIVTGDKDMLQLLTPNIKIYDTLKDKRFGEENVKERFGVGPEGVVEIMGLMGDSVDNIPGVPGVGEKTAVQLITQFGTIENVLSHLDQVKKPKLKEALEKNSELARLSRRLAIIQTDCPVDFHPEIFKVSEPDHDSLSALFQELEFTTLLKAFSPKNKTTPIPLEFKNLKDAEQLKSFLETLQKTKSFILTLETDEKLLPMEAGLDGLGLLPPSGEGGYLSFNQSPKEREKFIHLLQPVFKDPSITKMGHHLKRGVIILKRFGIDLCPLGFDTMIAAYLLNPGRSEYSLETLSLELLGEELEKGRSEKSLPGEDIFCEMVQTQRLVRDLEGQLKGKGEEALFHEMEMPLIPVLARMEMNGFKLDVSFLEEMSKELERQLQGLMGRIYQLAGQEFNINSPKQLQEVLFQKLNLMPIKKTKTGFSTDEGVLTQLSIQHELPAEILNYRQLTKLKSTYVDALPRLVNSKTQRLHTSLNQTVAATGRLSSSDPNLQNIPIRTEIGRRIREAFIVEEGNWLLSADYNQIELRILAHLSEDEQFMEAFQSGEDIHLRTAMEIFGLSAKEITSEMRRAAKTVNFGIIYGLSPYGLAVQLGVSQPEAKKYIDNYFSHYSGVKAFIDRTIEEARKNGFVTTLFQRKRSVSDIHSENNATRGFGERIATNTPIQGSAADLIKLAMIRIDQWLMEKSLSTRMILQIHDELLFEVPESELDQVQKMVQAEMEGVFPMKVPLKVDLGTGKNWAEAH
- a CDS encoding DUF1499 domain-containing protein translates to MKKNESLQKQERPSQLPLYGFVIAISFLFIIVLAGLGSRWEWWGFRTGFSILEYGAYGGLGAALVSLIGLAMNSKHFHRQLFFMGISGLLLGLLTVGVPWSWWKFAKGVPPIHDITTDTRNPPVFESILPLRGDASNPVAYGGPEIAKLQKSAYPDIVPAILLVSKEEAFQRALVLAQAMGWKIVDADLNRGRIEATDTTFWFGFKDDIVIRISPHEEGTLVNLRSVSRVGRSDVGTNAMRIRKFLNQL
- a CDS encoding MFS transporter; amino-acid sequence: MISGNLEGRSHLYTPTFLLLFMAHFFFGLSFWPYVLLPVFLQDLGADLLIIGVIMGASSLSGIAVRPWVGTGLDRIGRRKLLIAGGIIFLLTHFLYLRVGTIDWMVYAIRLLHGLGMGILMATFFTLAADYSPETRRTEGISFFGIAGHLSGAMGVPLGEELIRLGGYPTLFLTCAGLSLISIGLTFWIPEPPNRLFGGEPKGFFRVSLSPNLRLPFMATLAFGIGLTSYMVFLKPYANAMGIQSVTPFFIAYTLTAVGVRVIGGSWPDRFGLKPVMYPAMASMSLGIFLFVLQPTPGGLIASGIFCGIGHGYIFPILSVMVVGIEPSSNRGTLMTLYTLLFDLGLLIGAPLLGFIAKGGNYGTMYIVAGLVQLAALAVFVFSDQARERE
- the msrA gene encoding peptide-methionine (S)-S-oxide reductase MsrA; translation: MVHSDQIPSAEHSKVEASPLEVATFAGGCFWCMEEAFDELEGVISTTSGYTGGHLKNPTYKEVSAGGTGHAEVVQVRYDPKIMSYERLLENFWRNIDPTTPDRQFCDVGTQYRPAIFYHNQEQKNLAEESKENLKKTSPFKDPIFTEIVPVSEFYPAEEYHQNFYQKNPLRYKFYKHTCGRKQRLKELWE
- a CDS encoding L-2-amino-thiazoline-4-carboxylic acid hydrolase is translated as MYFYGYIFGRQYLRHLSRVLNGKVPSLDTAKLTKEIKEQAKEVMEKERFSIPDRQAYLILTLCAYVLASFQRVRKRSSSSEETFECVRIAFCKTFQTPYQFLTRIYLMVHKDPFHALSKYSMPEINYKLFGSSMCFEERKNDNQIDLIVTRCAFHSFFERYGEPQLTRLFCEWDRNWMDVANASSRPIRVDRPSALSMGDDQCIFQFVYDESTQKNENDVVFNLSKNPEGKEGDTSSISSNL
- the hemF gene encoding oxygen-dependent coproporphyrinogen oxidase — its product is MDQRKEVESFFHNLRDRILTSLEELDEGKFHQTHWKREEGGGGVMSLMEGKTFEKVGVNCSTVFGKLDPAFSSQLPGNTTEFFATGISFVAHPYNPMGPTSHMNLRYLETDQWWFGGGADLTPFFPFEEDTQSFHRELKSACDQNNPEYYPKFKKWCDEYFYLPHRKEPRGVGGIFFDYLQNDVQKDFQFVKTVGEAFLKVYPQIIKRRKDLSFTPEQKEHQLYRRGRYVEFNLIYDRGTQFGLKTGGNVEAIFMSLPPTVKWK